From the genome of Acidobacteriota bacterium:
TCCGTGAATTCCAGACGCTTTCCATGGACAATACGTTGACACTCCTGGCCTCTGAAGTTCACGAGGAACGCATGCTCGCATTGCTCATCTGGGTTCGTCAGTTTGAAAAAGGTAACACCCAGACGAAAAAGACGATCTATGACACTTACCTGCAAAACACCCGCCTGATCAACAACTGGGATCTGGTGGATGCGTCGGCAACATCTATCGTCGGAGGCTGGCTGTTTGAACAAACTGACCGTTCACGCCTGACTGAACTGGCTGTTTCGGAAAACCTCTGGGAACGCCGAATTGCCATGATTGCCACTTTTTACTTCATCCGGCGCAATCACTTTGACGATGCGCTGACCGTCGCGACCCAGCTCCTTTCTGACCGCGAAGACCTCATCCATAAGGCCGTGGGCTGGATGCTTCGCGAAACTGGCAAGCGGGACCTTGCAATTTTGGAAG
Proteins encoded in this window:
- a CDS encoding DNA alkylation repair protein gives rise to the protein MLLDAIHLKLREAANPEKAKILQRFFKTGPGGYGAGDVFLGLTVPFLRQVVREFQTLSMDNTLTLLASEVHEERMLALLIWVRQFEKGNTQTKKTIYDTYLQNTRLINNWDLVDASATSIVGGWLFEQTDRSRLTELAVSENLWERRIAMIATFYFIRRNHFDDALTVATQLLSDREDLIHKAVGWMLRETGKRDLAILEGFLQKHYSVMPRTMLRYAIERFPEDRRQHYLKGTL